One Echinicola strongylocentroti DNA window includes the following coding sequences:
- a CDS encoding competence protein CoiA: MKFAIVDGKKMEANKGLKGICPCCKSEVFAKCGEVKINHWAHKRNCDIWWENETEWHRQWKNHFPEDWQEIIQFDRNGEKHIADVKTEKGWVLEIQHSYITAEERNSRTHFYSKLVWVIDGLRRKTDRIQFQRILEESSRAPVGNVNIRKINFPEESRLLKEWLNCRVPVFFDFDKSGLWFLLPLHIKDEAYLIDFSREEFIKVHNKEGFDELMNEIIPNIRNMIVEYKRKISNRSVNDLLNPRRTNTKRRRF, from the coding sequence ATGAAGTTCGCAATTGTTGATGGTAAGAAAATGGAGGCCAATAAAGGTTTAAAGGGTATTTGTCCATGTTGTAAATCGGAAGTCTTTGCCAAATGTGGCGAAGTAAAAATTAATCATTGGGCACATAAACGTAATTGTGACATCTGGTGGGAAAATGAAACGGAATGGCATAGACAATGGAAAAATCATTTTCCGGAAGATTGGCAAGAAATTATACAGTTTGACCGAAACGGTGAAAAGCACATCGCCGATGTAAAAACAGAAAAAGGTTGGGTACTGGAAATTCAGCATTCATATATCACAGCTGAAGAACGGAATTCAAGAACCCATTTTTATTCTAAATTAGTTTGGGTAATTGATGGCTTAAGAAGAAAAACTGATAGAATACAATTCCAGAGAATTTTGGAAGAAAGTTCTAGAGCCCCAGTTGGCAACGTTAATATCCGGAAGATAAACTTTCCAGAAGAATCTCGACTTCTAAAAGAATGGCTTAATTGTAGGGTACCAGTATTCTTTGATTTTGATAAATCGGGATTATGGTTTTTACTTCCTCTACATATTAAAGATGAAGCCTACTTGATAGATTTTTCTCGGGAAGAATTTATCAAAGTTCATAATAAAGAGGGATTTGACGAATTGATGAATGAAATCATTCCAAATATCCGAAATATGATAGTTGAGTATAAGAGGAAAATTTCTAATCGGTCTGTCAATGACCTGCTTAATCCTAGAAGAACAAATACTAAAAGACGTCGATTTTAA
- a CDS encoding tyrosine-type recombinase/integrase yields the protein MKPVSVGFNLDKASNIQSGLRARFSYKGKQFLYSTGIIVLSENWEKSKQRMNPKKEFGWEVNDQLDEISKVIKKVVISLYIHKSDVITSKQMKFLIDAARQAKQEEAKPVSSTNSVKEFFEDWITKKSKGKDGYFKRRWKTTVNNALEIYPLLRFTDINEAFFSDYVENLADVEQNVNNTINGKVKRMQQLCREAMKYGYTVNPHFNDFRFPGEKLPPVYLTWKEVEKIEQQDPDFYSDAFLFRCYTGVRFSDMKNLNQYMIQKNGGKMVLRFDIVKQRKHHLIFLPKQAYNLWKRNDFNWSRNRNQTENEQIKIIAKRAKLRRLVQIMRHRNDKLEVKQSPIFDIISTHMARRTFAREWYERGGDLNKLREYLGHAELATTLNYIGVENDEVNNEASRLFG from the coding sequence ATGAAACCAGTAAGTGTAGGTTTTAACCTCGATAAAGCAAGTAACATTCAAAGTGGTCTTCGTGCCAGATTCTCCTATAAAGGTAAGCAATTCCTTTACAGCACCGGTATAATTGTACTGTCCGAAAATTGGGAGAAGTCTAAGCAAAGGATGAACCCTAAAAAGGAATTTGGCTGGGAGGTCAATGACCAGTTGGATGAAATTTCGAAGGTCATTAAAAAGGTAGTGATAAGTCTATATATCCATAAATCGGACGTTATTACCAGTAAGCAAATGAAATTTCTTATCGATGCTGCACGACAGGCAAAACAGGAAGAAGCCAAACCTGTCAGCAGCACCAATAGTGTCAAGGAGTTTTTTGAAGATTGGATAACAAAAAAATCTAAAGGGAAGGACGGATACTTTAAGCGCAGGTGGAAAACCACCGTAAATAATGCTTTAGAAATCTATCCATTGTTACGGTTTACTGATATTAACGAGGCTTTCTTTTCTGATTACGTGGAGAATCTGGCGGATGTAGAGCAGAATGTTAACAACACGATTAACGGAAAGGTCAAGCGAATGCAGCAACTATGCAGGGAGGCAATGAAATACGGATATACCGTAAATCCACATTTCAATGATTTCCGTTTCCCTGGTGAGAAATTACCACCGGTATACCTAACCTGGAAGGAGGTTGAAAAGATAGAACAGCAGGATCCGGACTTTTATTCTGATGCATTCCTTTTCCGGTGCTATACTGGTGTTAGATTCTCGGATATGAAAAACCTAAATCAATACATGATCCAAAAAAATGGAGGTAAGATGGTCTTAAGGTTTGATATCGTGAAGCAAAGAAAACACCACTTGATATTCCTTCCCAAACAAGCTTACAACCTATGGAAGCGGAATGACTTTAATTGGTCCCGTAATAGAAACCAGACCGAGAACGAGCAAATAAAGATCATCGCCAAGCGTGCCAAACTCAGGAGGCTTGTACAGATCATGAGGCACCGTAACGATAAACTAGAAGTAAAACAGTCCCCTATCTTCGATATCATAAGCACACACATGGCCAGACGTACATTTGCCAGGGAATGGTACGAACGGGGCGGGGATCTTAATAAACTTAGGGAGTATCTAGGACACGCTGAACTTGCAACGACACTGAACTATATAGGAGTAGAAAATGATGAGGTAAATAACGAGGCTAGTAGGTTGTTCGGGTGA
- a CDS encoding helix-turn-helix domain-containing protein yields MTKTYDKSLPEQIKNARENKGWSQSELAKYLGVSTQSVSKWELGKSEPKGENFKQLKDLFGIKKSSGILSDPNISIYKNLQNELSDIKKYIQDIVRDAAHSNEHYRDLVLENDQFLRIAKQLKKESDNHSLPDRIIELIEDLNNIK; encoded by the coding sequence ATGACTAAAACCTATGATAAATCACTTCCTGAGCAGATAAAAAACGCAAGGGAGAATAAAGGATGGAGCCAATCAGAATTGGCGAAATACCTAGGAGTGTCCACACAAAGTGTGTCAAAATGGGAGCTGGGTAAAAGCGAGCCAAAAGGGGAGAACTTTAAGCAACTCAAGGATCTGTTTGGTATAAAAAAATCATCAGGAATATTATCAGACCCTAATATATCTATATATAAGAACCTTCAAAATGAATTATCAGATATAAAGAAATACATACAGGACATTGTCCGGGATGCTGCACATAGCAATGAACATTACAGGGACCTTGTCCTTGAGAATGACCAGTTTTTAAGAATTGCCAAACAACTCAAAAAAGAAAGTGACAACCACTCCCTTCCAGATAGAATAATTGAGCTTATTGAAGACCTGAACAATATCAAGTAA